The Arachis ipaensis cultivar K30076 chromosome B07, Araip1.1, whole genome shotgun sequence genome includes a window with the following:
- the LOC107607000 gene encoding uncharacterized protein LOC107607000, whose product MQIGCGSVLFLRATQNLAWSCLEKKKYETDRVQQPRRVYTTSAAGAEGSETLIRGNCDIAGKVLSVLFDSGATHSFIAFEKADELGLKIVVLGYDLKVYNATHETMVTRLRCPQVPFQVQQHEFVHNLICLPMTGLDLILGLDWLSKNHVLLDCSEKSVCFMPEDTEGPVVANSYYLNSMMMNCSGTEYQGIMLLTVGISGDD is encoded by the coding sequence ATGCAGATTGGGTGTGGGAGTGTGCTATTTCTGCGGGCAACCCAGAACCTGGCTTGGAGCTGCCTAGAAAAGAAGAAATATGAGACTGACAGGGTGCAGCAGCCAAGGAGAGTATATACTACTTCTGCAGCTGGTGCTGAGGGGTCAGAGACACTGATTAGAGGTAACTGTGATATAGCCGGTAAAGTTTTAAGTGTATTGTTTGATTCTGGAGCAactcattcattcattgcatttgaaaaggctgatgagttaggattgaaaatAGTGGTCTTGGGATATGATTTAaaggtgtataatgctacccatgaaacTATGGTGACTAGGTTAAGATGTCCACAAGTTCCGTTTCAAGTACAACAACATGAATTCGTGCATAATCTGATTTGTCTACcgatgactggtcttgatctcattcTGGGGTTGGACTGGTTATCTAAGAACCATGTTCTGCTCGACTGTTCTGAGAAATCAGTGTGCTTTATGCCGGAAGACACGGAAGGGCCAGTTGTGGCAAATAGCTATTACTTGAACTCTATGATGATGAATTGTTCTGGGACTGAATAtcagggtattatgttattaactgtGGGTATTTCGGGTGATGATTAA
- the LOC107606999 gene encoding uncharacterized protein LOC107606999 has product MSTRRRGRGRGRGRIGNATPEATWNNPNPVEFMAALGNMAASMQATAEALGNQINNGNYGNNNEDGPMMLSSFLKVHLLTFRGILNSTDADNWIQAMERALQAQQVPEEQWVEFGTYQLQGEAQHWWQGTWHILQPDEVVISWELFRIEFYKKYFSNSVRNAKELELMQLRQGQMTATVYTSKFKELCRFSRICQGAPEDFAE; this is encoded by the coding sequence atgtcgactcgcagACGCGGTCGTGGGCGAGGTAGAGGCAGAATAGGAAATGCTACTCCTGAAGCAACATGGAATAATCCTAACCCTGTAGAATTTATGGCTGCCCTGGGGAACATGGCTGCATCTATGCAAGCGACAGCCGAAGCTCTGGGAAACCAGATAAATAATGGGAACTATGGGAATAACAATGAAGATGGCCCTATGATGCTTTCCTCATTCTTGAAGGTTCATCTTCTGACCTTCAGAGGAATCTTAAACTCCACCGATGCGGACAATTGGATACAGGCTATGGAGAGGGCACTGCAGGCGCAACAGGTTCCTGAAGAGCAGTGGGTTGAGTTTGGAACTTATCAGTTGCAAGGTGAGGctcagcattggtggcagggcACGTGGCATATTCTACAGCCTGATGAGGTTGTAATTTCTTGGGAATTATTCCGAatagagttctataagaagtacttttctAATTCAGTTAGAAACGCTAAAGAACTTGAATTGATGCAATTAAGACAAGGCCAGATGACTGCCACTGTGTATACTAGTAAGTTCAAAGAGCTGTGTCGATTTTCTCGCATTTGTCAAGGTGCCCCAGAGGATTTTGCTGAGTGA
- the LOC107609754 gene encoding zinc transporter 6, chloroplastic, translating into MSAQPCATDILSRATACRDGSAAAHLKFLSIFVIFFTSMLGMSSPVLLARLFQGKSLYDRAVALIKCFAAGVILSTSLVHVLPDAYSSLADCRVATRHPWRDFPFSGLVTLIGALLALAVDLVASSHVEHAQYAPVKTNEKESSSVESRIELGGGGGCHGGDSTGAVAGEGSAVTDEEMLLRLKQKMVSQVLEIGIIFHSVIIGVTMGMSQNVCTIRPLVAALAFHQIFEGMGLGGCVAQAGFSFGTMVYMCFMFSVTTPMGIVLGMAIFSLTGYDDSNPNALIMEGLLGSISSGVLIYMALVDLIAVDFFHNKLMNSNPKLKKASFLALTLGSAAMSILALWA; encoded by the exons ATGTCGGCACAACCGTGCGCGACAGATATCCTCTCCCGCGCCACCGCATGCCGCGACGGATCCGCGGCGGCGCACCTcaagttcctctccatcttcgTCATCTTCTTCACCAGCATGCTCGGCATGTCCTCTCCCGTCCTCCTCGCCCGTCTCTTCCAAGGAAAGTCGCTCTACGACCGCGCCGTCGCTCTCATCAAGTGCTTCGCCGCCGGCGTCATTCTCTCCACCTCACTCGTTCACGTCCTCCCTGACGCGTACTCCTCACTCGCCGACTGCCGCGTCGCCACGCGCCATCCCTGGCGCGACTTCCCATTCTCCGGCCTCGTCACACTAATCGGCGCACTCCTCGCCCTCGCCGTCGACCTCGTGGCAAGCTCTCACGTCGAGCACGCGCAGTACGCGCCGGTGAAGACGAACGAGAAGGAGTCATCGTCGGTGGAATCGAGAATCGAACTCGGCGGCGGTGGAGGATGTCACGGCGGCGATAGCACCGGAGCGGTGGCGGGGGAAGGATCGGCAGTGACGGATGAGGAAATGTTGTTAAGGTTGAAGCAGAAAATGGTTTCTCAGGTATTGGAGATTGGGATAATATTCCATTCGGTGATAATTGGGGTTACGATGGGAATGTCTCAGAACGTTTGCACTATAAGGCCTCTCGTTGCTGCTTTGGCTTTTCATCAGATTTTTGAAGGGATGGGTCTTGGTGGCTGCGTTGCTCAG GCTGGATTTAGCTTTGGAACAATGGTATATATGTGCTTCATGTTCTCAGTGACAACACCAATGGGTATAGTTTTGGGGATGGCAATATTTTCACTCACAGGGTATGATGATAGTAACCCAAATGCATTAATCATGGAAGGTTTATTAGGTTCTATATCCTCAGGAGTACTAATTTACATGGCGCTTGTTGACCTCATTGCCGTTGATTTCTTTCATAACAAGCTTATGAACTCTAATCCAAAGTTGAAAAAGGcatcttttcttgccttaactcTGGGTTCTGCTGCAATGTCTATTCTTGCCCTCTGGGCTTGA